CGACCAGCAGGTGCCGCCCGGCCGGATCGTTCTGGAGGTCTTCAACATTCCTCCGGTGCTCAACGAGTTGCAGCCGCCGAACGGCTACGCCACCCCCACTCTGACCCCGCAGTTGTGGGCCAAGGCCACCGACATCGACGCGCCGCCCGGCTCGACGCTGCGGTACAGATTCGAGTTCTGCGAGCGGAACGCGGCCGGGGCCCAGGTCAACTGTGTCGACTCCGGATTCCAGGCCAGTCAGGCATGGACGGTGCCGGCCGGACGTCTGACCTGGAGCAAGACCTACGAGTGGCGGGCCAGTATCCGAGACAATGCGAGCGACACCGTCCTCGGTTGGCAGACGATGTTCTCCTCGGTGCCCCAGCCGGAGATCACCTCCCGGATCGCCAACGCCCCGTACGGCAGCCAGGAGCGGGACTTCGATCCGCAGCTTGGCAACCTGACCACTGCGGCGGTGGACGCGGCGGTTTCCAACGTCGGTCCCCCGCTGCGGGTGGTGCGCACCTACAACAGCCTCGATCCACGCCGCGACCTCGTGTTCGGGGCCGGCTGGATGACCCAGTTCGACATGCGTCTGGTGCCGGACGACGACGGTTCGGGCAACGTGGTGATCACCTATCCGGACGGCCAGCAGGTCCGGTTCGGGAGGAATCCGGACGGCACCTTCGCAGCGCCGATGGGCCGGACCGCCCAGCTGACGGTGTTGACCGGCAGCGGCTACAAGCTGCTCGACCGCGCCGGAACCAGTTACGACTTCGACGGCGCCGGCCGGTTACGGAAGATCAGTGACGCGTGGCTGCGGTCCATCGTCCTCAGTTACGACCAGTCGCCGACCCCGAGGCTGATCAAGGCCCAGGTCGTCCCGGTCCCCGGGGCCACCTACGGGCGGGCCTTCACCTTCGGCTGGACCGGCAACCACATCACGAGCGTTTCCACCGACCCGGTTGGCGGTCGGCGACTGACCTGGACGTACACCTACACGGGCGACTTGCTGACCAACGTCTGCGCGCCGGACCCGGCCGTCTGCACCGGTTACACCTACGCCACCGGTTCGCACTACCGCAGCGCGGTCACCGACAGCGGCCCCGCCTCGTACTGGCGGCTCGGTGAGGCCGACGGGACGGCGGCCGGCAGTGAGGTCGCCAACAACCTCGGCAAGGACGCCGGCATCGTCAAGAACGTCACGCTCGGCGTCCCCGGCGCGTTGACCGGCACCGGGAACACCGCCGCCACCTTCAACGGCACCACCTCCCAGGTGGAGTTGCCAAAGGGAACCCTGAAAAAGAACCGGGACGCAGCGGTGGAGTTGTGGCTCAAGATCTCGGGGATCCAGACCGGCGGGCCGCTGCTGGGTTACCAGGACAAGGCCCTGGACGAGACGGCGGACAGCGGGGTACCGGTGCTATACGTCGGGCTCGACGGCCGGGTGCGCGGACAGTTCGGCGCCGGTGCCGTCAGTCCGATTACGTCGACCAGGGACATCCGGGACGACCAATGGCACCACGTCGTGCTGTCCGCCATGGGCAACACCCAGAGCCTCTACCTCGACGGTGATCTCGTCGGTACCCGCACTGGCTCGATCGAGCACAGCGCGCTGACCTTCAACCAGATCGGCGCGGCCCAGGCCACCAACCCGACCACCTGGCCGCTATGGGGGAGCAGCGCCAAGCGGTTTTTCTCCGGCAGCATCGACGAGGTCGCCAGCTATGCCCATCCGCTCGGGCCGCTGGCGGTCAAGGCGCACCGGGCCCAGGCCGGCGCGGCCGAACAGCTCACCATGGTCACCCTGCCGAGCGGCAAGATCTCCTCCGAGGCCGTCTACGACACCGACCGGGACCGGATCAAGGAGTACACCGACGGCAACGGCGGCACCTGGAAGATCGGCGCGCCAGCGGTCTACGGCGGCAACAGGGACCTCCGCCGGACCGTCCAGGTCCTCGACCCGGCCGATCGACAGTACCTCTACGAGTACGACGCCCTCGCCGGCCGAATGCTGCGTACGGGCAGCCCGGTGGGCCTCGATACCCGGGCGGAAGACCGGCCAGGGTACCGTGCGCCAACGCCCACCCCGTCACCGTCACCGACCGAGGTCTGCACCTCGCCCGACCCGGCCGACTCGGGCTTCTGCACCACCATTCCGGACGGCTCCGGCGGTCCGGTGTTCACCGGCAATGAGCTCGACGGCATGATCATCCGCTCGTTTGGCTACAACGATCAGGGTCAACAGAGCGAGATCACCAACGAGAACGGGGACAAGGTCGACCTGACCTACAACAACCGCGGCAACATCACCTCGCGCAAGACGTGCCGCACCGCCACCGTGTGCCACACCTCGTACACCTCGTATCCGAGCACGGTCACCAACCCGTTCGACCCGCGCAACGACCTGCCCACCGAAACCCGGGACGGCCGGTCCGCCAGCGCGACTGACAACAGCTACCGGGCGAGCTACACCTACAACGATGCCGGTGACCTCTTGACCCAGACCGGCCCCGACAATCTTCCCATCCGGCATCTCTACACCGACGGCAGCGGCTCGTCGATCGGCAACCCGCTGAACCCACCGCCTCCCGGCCTAGTCCACAGCACCACCGACACCCGCAACGCGGTGACCCGCTACCAGTACACGCGGCACGGTGACCTCGCGGTGGTCGTCGCCCCGTCCGGAATGCGGACCGAGTACACGTATGACGAAATGGGTCGGCAGACATCGGCGAAGGAAACCTCCGACACCTATCCCGCCGGCATCGTCACCACCACCAGCTACGACGACCTGAACCGGCCGGTCACCACCACCGACCCGGCCACCACCGACGAAATCGACGGGACCCGCCACCAAACCGTGACCACCACGACGTACGACGTGGACGGCAACGTGGTCCGGGAGGAGATTCGGGACGCGCTCGCCGACGCTCCCGCCCGGGTCAGCACCACCGAGTACGACGAGTTCAATCGCCCGACGCGGATGGTCGACCCGGAGGGCAACGAGAAGTTTGAGGGCTACGACTGGTTCGGCAACCGCACCTCCGTCATCGACGCCAATGGCAATCACTACGAGTACGCGTACACCGCACGCAACTCACTGGCTGAGGTGCGGCTGCGGGACTGGAGGGGTGATCCGACGGAGGGTGGCGCCCCGGCCCCCGTCGGCGACTACGTCGTGCTGACCTCCTACGCGTTCGATTTCGCCGGTCGGATGGTACGGCAGGTCGACTCCATGGGCCGGCGGCTGGAGTACACGTACTACAAGGACGACCTGCTGCAGAAGATCGTCCTGAAGGGCTTCCGCAACGCCGATGGCAGCACCCGTGACTACGAGACGGAGAACAACACCTACGACGGGGCGGGCAATCTGACTCGCAAGGTCACCGGCAACGGCCTCTCGGTCACCGAGAACGTCATCGACGCGATGGGCCGGATCAGGAACACCGCCATCGATCCCAGCGGTCTCGATCGGCGGATCACCTACACCTATGACGCCGGCGGAAACGTACTGCGGACCCAGCAGTCCGGTGCCACCAGCAACGTACCGTGGCCGACGAGCACCATCGGCAACATGGTGGAGAACGTCTACGACAGCGCCGGGCGGCGAACCCAGGAGAAGGTGGTCTCCGGCACCACAGCACTGGTCACCTCGTACACCTTCGATCAGCGCGGGCTGCCGACGACCGTCACCGCTCCCCGGGGAAACGTCACCGGTGCCGACCGGACGGCATTCACCACGACCTTGCGGCACGACGAACTCGGCCGACAGGTCTCCGCCCGGGCCCCGCCGGTGGCCGCGGAGAGCGGCGGCAATCCCGCCAGCGTGGTGAACCCGACGGTGAACACCGCATACGACGCGTTCGGGCAGGCCGTCGCGACCCGTGACGCGCTCGGCAACGTGCGGCGCACCACGTACGACCGGCTCGGCCGGCCGGTCATGGCCAGCCAGCCCGTCTACGCACCGCCCGGGGTTCCGGTCGTCCCGTCCGCTCCCACGAAGAAGACCAGTTACGACGGGCTCGGAAACCCGGTCGAGGTCACCGACCCGCGCGGCAACGTCACACGGTTCACCTACGACCGGCTCAACCGGGTGCTCACCCGCGACGGGCCGGGCGGGACCAATGACGAGCGCGCGGTCTGGCGGTACACGTACACCCGCACCGGCGAGGTGTTGTCGGCGACCAGCCCGACCGGAGCGCGCACCCAGACGACCTACGACGACCTCGACCGGCCGGTGACCAGCACGCGGGTCGAGCGGCATCCAGTGCCGGACAGCTTCACCACCCGGTACCGCTACGACGATGCCGGCAATCTCGTCGAGACCGTGCTGCCCAGTGGGGCGCGGAGCACCGCAGCCTACAACGCGGCCGGTCAGGTGGTCTCGAACACCAGCGCGAACGGGGTGCGGAACCAACTCGGTTACGACATGCACGGCAGCCAGGTCCGACTCACCGACGGGCTCGGCCGAACCACCCGGACCGACTTCGACGGGCTGGGCCGCGTCGCACAGGAGTCCGACCTTAACGCGGGAGGTGTGCCCTTACGCTCCGAGAAGTTCGAGTACGACGCCGCCGGCAACGTCACCGCCCGGGTCGACGCGCTCGAGAAACGGGCCACCTTCGAGTACGACGCGCACAACCGCCTGGTCCGGCAGACCGAGTCGGTTGCCGGAAGCGACACCATCGTCACCTCGTTCGGCTACGACGCGGCCGGCAACCGGACCCGCTACACCGACGGCCGGAACAACACCACCGTCTACACCGTCAACTCGTTGGGCCTGCCCGAGGCGGTGATCGAGCCGGCGACCGCCGCGCACCCAAACCTCGCCGACCGCACCTGGACCGTCGGGTACAACGGCAACGGCAACGCTGACCGACTCGCCGCGCCGGGCGGAGTGGTCCGAATCCGAACGTACGACGCCGCTGGACGGCTGACGACGGAGGCGGGCAGCGGCGCGGCAGCCGCTAACCGAGGACTCGGCTACGACCTAGCCGGACGGGTCACCTCGGTCAACGCCCCCGGCGGCACCAACACCTATACCTACAACGACCGCGGGGACGTGCTGAGCGCCGCCGGACCATCGGGGAACGCCAGCTACGGCTACGACCGCAACGGGCAACTGACCTCTCGTACCGACGCCGCCGGTACGTCGACGTTTGGCTACACCGGTGACCGGCTGTCCACCATGCGGGACGGTGCCAGCGGGGTGAGTCAGACGCTCGGCTACGACGCGGCCGGGCTGTTGAAGACCATCGACTACGGCTCCGGGCGGGTACGGACGTACGGCTACGACGACATCGGCCGGGTGAGCTCCGACGTCCTGCGCAACGCGGGCGGCAGCGAAATCGCCAAGATCGCGTACCAGTACGACGCCGACGACCGGCTGACGGTCAAGGAAACCGTCGGGACCGCCACACCTGGCCGGAACACCTACGGATACGACGACGCCGGCCGGCTCACCTCATGGACGTCACCCGCCGGCACCGTCGGTTACCAGTGGGACGACTCCGGCAACCGGATCGCGGCCGGCGCCAAGACCGCCAGTTACGACGCGCGAAACCGGCTGCTCTCCGACGGCGACTACACGTACGCCTATACCCCGCGAGGCACGCTGGCCAGCCGGACCAGCTCTGGGCTGGCTGAGGAGTACTCCTTCGACGCGTTCGACCGGCTCGTCGGGCAGGAGTCCCAGACATACGAGTACGACGGCCTCGACCGGGTCACCGCCCGCAACGGCGTCGAGTTCACCTACGCCGGCTTCAGCCCCGAAGTCGTCGCCGACGGCACCGAGACGTACGCCCGTGGGCCGAGCGGCGAGCTGCTGGCCGTGGGGGACGGGCAGGACCGACGGATCGCCCTCACCGACGAGCACGGCGACCTGATCGGCGCGTTCGATGCTGGCAACACCGGACTCGGCGGGCTGGCCGGCTCGACCGCCTTCGACCCGTTCGGGCAGCGGATCGGTGACACCGGGGCCCAGTCCAACGTCGGTTACCAGGGCGACTGGACCGACCCGGATACCGAACAGGTCAACATGGGGGCCCGCTGGTACTCGCCCGGCACCGGCGGCTTCATCTCGCGCGACTCGGTCAGCTACGCCCAGGGCGACTCGATCCTGGCCAACCGCTACACCTACGGCGCTGGCAACCCGATGGCGAACAGCGACCCGGACGGGCACTGGCCGTCCTGTGGCTGGTGCAAGCGGGCGGCGAGCTCTGTGAAGAATACGGTCAGCTCCGGCTGGCAGGCAGCTGTCAACTCTCCGCTCGGTCAGGGGACGAGCTGGCTGGCCCGGGCCTCATGGTCGAACATGAAGCGGATCGGCAGTTTCGCCTGGGGCGCGGTCAAGTCCGGCTGGAACGCCCTGGCCAGCGGCATCAAGTCGATCGGCAGCGGCCTGAAGAACCTCTACGACAAGTACGCCAAGCCGTACATCGACCGGGGTAAGCAGCTGCTCCAGGAACAGGCCGCGAAGGCGTACCAGCGGGCGGTCCGGGTGCGGGACTCCGCCGTTGCGGCGATCGCGTTCACGGTGAAGAACAGCCCGGTCACCAAACTCGTGATGGCCTCCCGGCCGCTCATCGCCGGACTCGGCAAGCTGGTGGTCACCGCGGCCACTCAGCCGGCAGCCTTCGTCTCCGACCTACAGAACGTCGTCGCGGACACCGCCAAGGCCGCGATGGACCTCTACAAGGCGGCCGTCGCGGTGAACAACGCCGTGATCGGCGGCATCTCCAACGCGTTGGACACGGCGGGCGGCTTCATCGTCGAGCACAAGGCTGCGATCGCCGGTGCCGTCGCCGGCGTAGTCGTCGGGGTTGGCTGCGGAGTGGCGATCGGCTGGACGGGCGTCGGCGCGATCGGCTGCGCCGCAGCGGCCGGCGCGGTGGGATCACTGGTCAACGACCTGGTCGAGGGCGGCAAGGGCTGGAAGGAGATGGGCGCCAACGCCTTGTTGGCGGGCGCGTTCGGCGCCGTCACCGGCCCGCTGTCCACCGTGGCCGGCTCGGCGGTCGGAGCCGGCGTACGCGCCGTGATCGGCGGCGCCGGCCGATCGGCGCTCTCCGCGATGGGCACGGCGGCCACCTCGACCGCGAAGAGCTTCACCAACATTCGCCCTGGTGGTCTGCTCGGCAGAGCTACCAGCGGATGTCGCAACAGTTTCGTCCCAGGCACTGCCGTTCTGATGGCGGACGGTACCCGGAAGCGCATCGAGGACGTCCAGGTCAGCGACAGGGTGCTGGCGACCGACCCGACTACCGGAGAAACCGGGCCACGGAAGGTCACGGACCTGATCGTCGGCCAGGGGGAGAAGAACCTCATCGAGGTCACCGTCGATACCGACGGCGCCATGGGCGACCGGACCGCCTCCATCCAGGCAACTGACGGTCATCCGTTCTGGGTCGCGGACCTCCGGATCTGGGTCGAGGCGGTCGACTTGCAGGTCGGTTCGCTGCTGCGCACCTCGGCCGGCAGTCATGTCCAGGTCACCGCCGTCAAGCGGTGGACCGCCCAGAACCAGCCTGTGCACAACCTCACCGTCGACACCGTCCACACGTACTATGTAATCGCCGGCACCAGGCCGGTACTCGTACACAACTGCGACTGGGCTAGTCCTTCAGACTTGCAACCCGTGCACGGCATTTCCGGCGACTCGTCGACGAAGAACGTAGCGAGACTCGGGAAAGATATGCGAGCTGGTACTTTCGACTGGGAGCAGAGCCCCTTGTCGGTCGTTCGGCACGAAGGCACGACCTACGTACTTGATGGTCATCACCGCCTAGCTGCCGCCAAGTGGGTCGGAGCGGAGCGCGTAGGAATCCGCGACGTTACCGATGAACTTCTCAACGGTGGCTTCCGGGGTTACAAGGATATGGCGGACGTCCTGGATACGGCGTCTCGATTCCAAGGGAATCGACTAAACCCATACAAGCTGAGGTGACGGAAGTATGTTACGCGAAGTGTTGAGGACCATTGAGGACGCAATCCGCCAGTTCTACTCAGCTAAGGCCCTGGTGGAGGCAGCTCTAGGGGTTACGTCGGCGTCGCAACTCACGGAGCGGGTATTGCGAGACGAGGCCATCCGCCATGGGCATTGCCGAGGCTTCGAGTACAGCGTTCACGGCGTCGGGTATACCGTCGTGTCTCCTGGAGGGGAACCGGTGCACATCGATAGCTTTGGTGATAAAGACGGTTTCACCGTCTACGATATCAGGGCCTATCTGGAAGGAAGTGGTGATGCCGTCCCGGCAGTCGATGAAATACGCTTTGCGTGCGACCAACTCGTAGATAGGGGAATGATCGATAGGATTGATCGAGCCACGTACGGGTTTGCTTCAATACCTCCGGAATAGCCGTCTTCATGGAGGCCTGAAGTCCGTGCTCCTGATCCTCTGGCGTGGTGGTCAGGCGACGATTTGAATGGTGTACTTGGCCACCAGGCCATACTTCTGACGATCACCGTGTGTGACGGAGTCGTGTCGATGGTTGCCCTCGCCTGTTCGGGTTGCCGTCACGGTTGCCGTCACGCGGGACAAGTTATCGGCAGATATCGATAAAGCGTCTTCTCGCGGTCCGGTGCGGGGCTGTTCGATGGCGTGCCGCGTAGCGGTGCGGCGTCGGTCTACGGAGCCAGTCGCCGTGGGTGGTTGGTGAAGGGATCGTTACGGCCCGGGGTGGTCGATGGGTAAGGGGCCTGGGAGTTGCGTGCTCGGTGTTGGTGGGCGTGCGCGCCCGGGCTCATGAGGATCAGTGGTGGGAGAAGACGGGAAGGCTCTTTCAATGAGTGCATATGATGTTTGCCTGACGAATATCAACGTGCTTGGAGAAATCCATCAACGCTCGCTCAAAGACCCTGTCCGTCGTGCGGTTTTACGACGTTGCGCCTGATTTTCATCGTAGACGATGTAATGACTCAGTCTGGAACCGCTGTCTTTTGGTGCGCATCCTGTGAGCAGGGCCTAATGCCCAATCAAGCGGCAGTTCCCATGGGAGGTGAAAGGATTATTCGAGGAATTGAATCTGTGCCCAATTATCGCCTTATTGTTGACCAATAGCACGGTGGTACGCAATTTTGGGAAGCGATCGGGTCGTAATTCACCGAATTAGGAGTGGCTGATCGTCCGCCTGGTTGCTATCACAGTTGCCGTCAGACGCTTGGTTTATACGCACGGGGATGTTGTCTGTTTGATGTGGACGGCGGACGCGTGATGACTGGCGGGAGAGCATTCGTTGCCTGGCTGGTGATGGGATCGTCAGACGTTGTCCACAACAATGAGGGAAGGAACCGATGAAAGTGCGAAGTCTTGAGGCGGGACGTCGGAGCGGAGGGCTTCGCGCCCATGGTCTTGTCCTCGTATTACTGGCCGCCGCGCTGGTCGGGCCGACCGCGCCCGCATCGGCTGCGATCACCCCGGCGGCCGGAGTGCCGATCCTGGGGGCGAGCAGCAACCTGTGCCTCAACGTCGAGCGTGCCGCCGTCACGAACAACGCACGGGTCATCCAGTACACCTGCAGCGCCACGGCCACCAACGACGACTGGAAGGCGGTGTCGGTGGGGGACGGGACGTACCACATCACTGCCATTCACAGCAATATGTGTCTGAACGTCAGTGCGGCCGCCACTGTCAACAACGTGGCCATCGTCCAGTTCACCTGCAGCGCCACCGGGAAGAACGACAACTTCCGGTTCCGGTCGGTGCCGGGCTCGCACACATTCCAACTCGTCGCCGAGCACAGTGGCAAGTGCCTGCATGTAGCTGGTGCCTCCACGGCGCCGGGCGCCGCAATCGTACAATTCACCTGCGGTACGGTAGCCAGTGCCTACGAGCGGTGGTACTTTCCGCCGACCGGCGGCGTCATGGTCTCGCCTCCGCAGGAGCCGTTCACACCGATCTCGGTCATCCAGGCCGCGCCCGAGGCGGGCGCGACGCAGGCGCCGCTGACCTATGCCTACGTGGACAACCTGGGCCGGTTGCTGCATGGTCACCAGTCGGATCCGGACGCCTTTGGCAACCTGCAGTGGACGGTCATCGGCGAGGGCGAGGAGTTCTCCGGTCAGCCGTTGCTGTCCTACCAGGCCGACGGTCGGGTACAAATGATCGGCCACAACAGTGTCGACGGCGACACCTGGCTGCGTACCCAGACCACCAAGGGATTGCCGCAGTGGAATGCCTTCCAGGACGTCGGCGGCTCGAACCTCTCGCACCCCGCCGTCGGGCGGCTGCCCGATGGGAAACTCGTGGTCTTCACGCTGGTCAACGGCGGATTGTGGCACCTGCCGCAGGATGGCGTGCAGAGCCCCTACCTGGGCTGGAGATTTGTCGGCGGCACCGGCCTGGTCGGCCGGCCCACGGTGGTGACCATCCGGGACGGTCTTCAGGTCTTCGCCGCCGATGCCGCGGGTGCACTGCACACGGCGACCTACCGCGGCGGGACCCTGTCGGACTGGATCAGCCTGGGCGGGTCGGGTCTGACCGGCGCTCCGTCCGTGGTGGTATTCCCGGGCTTCCGGCCCCGGGTGTTCGCCCGCGCCGCAGACGGCGCCATCGTCACGAAGGGTCAGGACGCGACCGGGGCTTTCGGAACGGTATGGGAACCGGTCGGCGACTTTGCCGCGGCCGGTCCGCCCGCAGCAGTGCTGAACCCGATCAGCGGTCTAACCGAGGTGATCGCCCGGGGTAGTGACGGGGTGATTTCCTACGTCACGGAGACCGCTCAGGCATCCGGTGCCTGGGGTACCTGGCGTCC
The nucleotide sequence above comes from Plantactinospora soyae. Encoded proteins:
- a CDS encoding LamG-like jellyroll fold domain-containing protein; amino-acid sequence: MLGGLYPHARETVRTLVRRRRESARLLGALVLCGVLGACTAESGTRVVLNAPAPAADRKHHGQSPPDQRWGSADFDQHVVDGPANRTVPQSLRGRYPLTTPSAPSAAPRNAAEAVEPPASKARGFDAETSEELPQRRNAHQRVYANADGTETTEFSSAPVNYQRPDGSWAGIDSTLVFTGSGWRSGADSVDLRLAARADAPELVRLALDDQHALAYGMAGAQGVTGAPAGSTVTYPGVQPEVDLELKAQAGGVKETLVLHSADAAHRFLFPIRLTGLTADVVDDRIVLTDGSGVQRGVIPAGFMVDADGGTTDGVTYRLVSDGDAQAIEVSLNSAWLRDPARAFPVRADPTVVFAAAADESMVVQGNSSYINRDELLVGRQGSAGAAASYLRFGGLANQLRNHTIFGAQLQVVGFRAPSCSPRKVTVHPVTASWDADNDYAYPGPAVGPAMASQSFAYGYVGLGQAGSACPPRGTLFDLGVKGRDVVQGWVNGGANNGLSLRASSSDGQAWKEFAGTGTANPPRLYVTHTPYNAKYSIPKPVPDPAVLQNQSGKVKITVTNLSAQPWTPGAYYLAYRAYRLNDGTAAGQHRAADLSTTVARNGRVTFDATIKPLPPGRYFLDFTMVKSGGPVFTDQQVPPGRIVLEVFNIPPVLNELQPPNGYATPTLTPQLWAKATDIDAPPGSTLRYRFEFCERNAAGAQVNCVDSGFQASQAWTVPAGRLTWSKTYEWRASIRDNASDTVLGWQTMFSSVPQPEITSRIANAPYGSQERDFDPQLGNLTTAAVDAAVSNVGPPLRVVRTYNSLDPRRDLVFGAGWMTQFDMRLVPDDDGSGNVVITYPDGQQVRFGRNPDGTFAAPMGRTAQLTVLTGSGYKLLDRAGTSYDFDGAGRLRKISDAWLRSIVLSYDQSPTPRLIKAQVVPVPGATYGRAFTFGWTGNHITSVSTDPVGGRRLTWTYTYTGDLLTNVCAPDPAVCTGYTYATGSHYRSAVTDSGPASYWRLGEADGTAAGSEVANNLGKDAGIVKNVTLGVPGALTGTGNTAATFNGTTSQVELPKGTLKKNRDAAVELWLKISGIQTGGPLLGYQDKALDETADSGVPVLYVGLDGRVRGQFGAGAVSPITSTRDIRDDQWHHVVLSAMGNTQSLYLDGDLVGTRTGSIEHSALTFNQIGAAQATNPTTWPLWGSSAKRFFSGSIDEVASYAHPLGPLAVKAHRAQAGAAEQLTMVTLPSGKISSEAVYDTDRDRIKEYTDGNGGTWKIGAPAVYGGNRDLRRTVQVLDPADRQYLYEYDALAGRMLRTGSPVGLDTRAEDRPGYRAPTPTPSPSPTEVCTSPDPADSGFCTTIPDGSGGPVFTGNELDGMIIRSFGYNDQGQQSEITNENGDKVDLTYNNRGNITSRKTCRTATVCHTSYTSYPSTVTNPFDPRNDLPTETRDGRSASATDNSYRASYTYNDAGDLLTQTGPDNLPIRHLYTDGSGSSIGNPLNPPPPGLVHSTTDTRNAVTRYQYTRHGDLAVVVAPSGMRTEYTYDEMGRQTSAKETSDTYPAGIVTTTSYDDLNRPVTTTDPATTDEIDGTRHQTVTTTTYDVDGNVVREEIRDALADAPARVSTTEYDEFNRPTRMVDPEGNEKFEGYDWFGNRTSVIDANGNHYEYAYTARNSLAEVRLRDWRGDPTEGGAPAPVGDYVVLTSYAFDFAGRMVRQVDSMGRRLEYTYYKDDLLQKIVLKGFRNADGSTRDYETENNTYDGAGNLTRKVTGNGLSVTENVIDAMGRIRNTAIDPSGLDRRITYTYDAGGNVLRTQQSGATSNVPWPTSTIGNMVENVYDSAGRRTQEKVVSGTTALVTSYTFDQRGLPTTVTAPRGNVTGADRTAFTTTLRHDELGRQVSARAPPVAAESGGNPASVVNPTVNTAYDAFGQAVATRDALGNVRRTTYDRLGRPVMASQPVYAPPGVPVVPSAPTKKTSYDGLGNPVEVTDPRGNVTRFTYDRLNRVLTRDGPGGTNDERAVWRYTYTRTGEVLSATSPTGARTQTTYDDLDRPVTSTRVERHPVPDSFTTRYRYDDAGNLVETVLPSGARSTAAYNAAGQVVSNTSANGVRNQLGYDMHGSQVRLTDGLGRTTRTDFDGLGRVAQESDLNAGGVPLRSEKFEYDAAGNVTARVDALEKRATFEYDAHNRLVRQTESVAGSDTIVTSFGYDAAGNRTRYTDGRNNTTVYTVNSLGLPEAVIEPATAAHPNLADRTWTVGYNGNGNADRLAAPGGVVRIRTYDAAGRLTTEAGSGAAAANRGLGYDLAGRVTSVNAPGGTNTYTYNDRGDVLSAAGPSGNASYGYDRNGQLTSRTDAAGTSTFGYTGDRLSTMRDGASGVSQTLGYDAAGLLKTIDYGSGRVRTYGYDDIGRVSSDVLRNAGGSEIAKIAYQYDADDRLTVKETVGTATPGRNTYGYDDAGRLTSWTSPAGTVGYQWDDSGNRIAAGAKTASYDARNRLLSDGDYTYAYTPRGTLASRTSSGLAEEYSFDAFDRLVGQESQTYEYDGLDRVTARNGVEFTYAGFSPEVVADGTETYARGPSGELLAVGDGQDRRIALTDEHGDLIGAFDAGNTGLGGLAGSTAFDPFGQRIGDTGAQSNVGYQGDWTDPDTEQVNMGARWYSPGTGGFISRDSVSYAQGDSILANRYTYGAGNPMANSDPDGHWPSCGWCKRAASSVKNTVSSGWQAAVNSPLGQGTSWLARASWSNMKRIGSFAWGAVKSGWNALASGIKSIGSGLKNLYDKYAKPYIDRGKQLLQEQAAKAYQRAVRVRDSAVAAIAFTVKNSPVTKLVMASRPLIAGLGKLVVTAATQPAAFVSDLQNVVADTAKAAMDLYKAAVAVNNAVIGGISNALDTAGGFIVEHKAAIAGAVAGVVVGVGCGVAIGWTGVGAIGCAAAAGAVGSLVNDLVEGGKGWKEMGANALLAGAFGAVTGPLSTVAGSAVGAGVRAVIGGAGRSALSAMGTAATSTAKSFTNIRPGGLLGRATSGCRNSFVPGTAVLMADGTRKRIEDVQVSDRVLATDPTTGETGPRKVTDLIVGQGEKNLIEVTVDTDGAMGDRTASIQATDGHPFWVADLRIWVEAVDLQVGSLLRTSAGSHVQVTAVKRWTAQNQPVHNLTVDTVHTYYVIAGTRPVLVHNCDWASPSDLQPVHGISGDSSTKNVARLGKDMRAGTFDWEQSPLSVVRHEGTTYVLDGHHRLAAAKWVGAERVGIRDVTDELLNGGFRGYKDMADVLDTASRFQGNRLNPYKLR
- a CDS encoding DUF6896 domain-containing protein; translated protein: MLRTIEDAIRQFYSAKALVEAALGVTSASQLTERVLRDEAIRHGHCRGFEYSVHGVGYTVVSPGGEPVHIDSFGDKDGFTVYDIRAYLEGSGDAVPAVDEIRFACDQLVDRGMIDRIDRATYGFASIPPE
- a CDS encoding RICIN domain-containing protein, with the protein product MKVRSLEAGRRSGGLRAHGLVLVLLAAALVGPTAPASAAITPAAGVPILGASSNLCLNVERAAVTNNARVIQYTCSATATNDDWKAVSVGDGTYHITAIHSNMCLNVSAAATVNNVAIVQFTCSATGKNDNFRFRSVPGSHTFQLVAEHSGKCLHVAGASTAPGAAIVQFTCGTVASAYERWYFPPTGGVMVSPPQEPFTPISVIQAAPEAGATQAPLTYAYVDNLGRLLHGHQSDPDAFGNLQWTVIGEGEEFSGQPLLSYQADGRVQMIGHNSVDGDTWLRTQTTKGLPQWNAFQDVGGSNLSHPAVGRLPDGKLVVFTLVNGGLWHLPQDGVQSPYLGWRFVGGTGLVGRPTVVTIRDGLQVFAADAAGALHTATYRGGTLSDWISLGGSGLTGAPSVVVFPGFRPRVFARAADGAIVTKGQDATGAFGTVWEPVGDFAAAGPPAAVLNPISGLTEVIARGSDGVISYVTETAQASGAWGTWRPAVTSGVLAATEPTIVTFTRYGGETWAFAFRTEVGAPFIFVRENLDPMGRGTTGPGKPFTEVRLPAPPE